GCTATTTATGAAGCCGATCGCGAAGGATTCAGCGCCTTTCCTAACTAACGATTCAACAGCGTTTCTGACAGCCTCTTCGTCTAGGGGTTTATAGATGCTTCCGTCCGAATCGATACGCTCCGGGATCCACTCAGTCATGTACCTAGGGACGAAGGGTGTTGGTTTCCTGTACCTAAAGTTGAAAATATCTCTCCTATTAGCTCTTTGAATCTCCAACGTGTCGAAACCTTCTGTGGTTATGAAGCCGACTCTCGCACCGGTTCTCGTGGTGATAGTGTTTATGACTACCGTCTGTCCGTGGATCACTTGAATCATATCCTTCACGTTTACGCCCCTGCTCTCGAGCTCCTCTACTCCCTCTATCACACCCTTCTCGAAATTCGGCGGAGTGGATTCTATCTTTATCCACCTCTCTTCGTGAGCTCCCTCGACCGTGACGGCGTAGAGATCCGTGAAAGCCCCTCCTATATCGATACCGACCTTCCATCTTACCATTGGTCAACCTCCCGCTGCGACATAGAGCACATTATAGCTCCCGATAGGAACATAATAAAAACATTTTGGTCTTCAAAAATAAAAAAGTTTGATAGTCTACGGTAAATATTATAAACTATATTACACTTATACTCATGAGGAGAATGAAATTGCGTCGTAATGGTTCCCCTCAACCTCTCCGAGTATCACCTCCCCGCTAAGTGACATGCAACGATATGTGATGAGTCCCCCCTCACTACCTCCAGTTTTGGTTCCTCATTCCTACAGATATCCTCCACGAAAGGACATCTAGTGTGAAACCTGCATCCTGGGGGTGGGGATATCGCACTGGGTATCTCCCCTACGGATCTAACTTTCCTGGGTTTGAGTTTCCTCTCCTCCTCCGTGAGTACCGGTATTGAGGAGAAGAGCATCATCGTGTAGGGATGCAGGGGGTTAGTGAATAGCTCATCGGATGCCGCCAGTTCTACTATCTTACCCAGGTACATCACAGCTATTCTCTTAGAAATATTCTTAGCTACGGCCAGATCGTGTGTAATGAATATGTAGGTTAGCTTCATTTCCTCTTGGATCCTGAGTAAAAGCTTGACTATCTTCGCTTGGGTGATCACGTCTAACGCTGAAGTAGGCTCGTCTAGGACTATGAGCTTAGGACTCGTGGAGAGCGCTCTAGCTATAGCTATAGCTTGCAGCTCTCCTCCACCGAGTTCCCTGGGCTTCCTGTACATGTAGCTCTCTGGAGGAAGATCAACGCTCTCTAGTAATTTTGCAACTCTCTCCTCAAGCTCATAGTCATCCTTAATACCCTTCAGCTTCAATTGAGCTGTTATTATGTCTTTAACATACTTAGAGGGGTTCAACGATGATGCCGGATCTTGGAAGACTATCTGTATCTCATGCCTCACTTCCCTAGGCCTCTTATCTGCAAGGGAGGAGATGTCCTTATCTCTGTATAAAATTTTACCTGAAGTTGGGGCATACATACCGACTATGAGGTGTCCCGTAGTGCTCTTCCCCGAGCCGGATTCCCCCACCAAACCGAAGGTCTCCCCCTCCTTGACATTGAAGGTTATATCATCTACCGCCTTAACTGTTCCATAATTTGTATTGAAATACTTCTTTAAATTTAGGATTTTTAGTATATCTTCCGTCATCTAACATCACCCTAATAGTTGTAGCAAGCAACCCAATGGGTCTCGGAGATCCGCTGGAGCGGGGGTCTAGATAGGGCACAGCGAGGTTTACGCGTCTCGAAGTACTTACACCTCGATTGGAACCTGCAGCCTTGTGGAGGGTTGATGTAGTCGGGTACCCTCCCGAACAACGCTTCGGCTTCCCACCTTCCCGTTAACTTAGGTGCTGAAGATACTAAAGCCCTTGTATAGGGATGAAGTGGGTCATTGAATACTTCCTCTGTTCTCCCAACTTCCGCTATTTGGCCAGCGTACATCACGTACACTCTATCCACGAACTCGCTTAGCATACCTAAGGCATGTGACACCAATATCACAGAGAGCCTCCTCTCATTGACTAAGTCCCTGA
This is a stretch of genomic DNA from Candidatus Korarchaeum sp.. It encodes these proteins:
- a CDS encoding ABC transporter ATP-binding protein, whose protein sequence is MTEDILKILNLKKYFNTNYGTVKAVDDITFNVKEGETFGLVGESGSGKSTTGHLIVGMYAPTSGKILYRDKDISSLADKRPREVRHEIQIVFQDPASSLNPSKYVKDIITAQLKLKGIKDDYELEERVAKLLESVDLPPESYMYRKPRELGGGELQAIAIARALSTSPKLIVLDEPTSALDVITQAKIVKLLLRIQEEMKLTYIFITHDLAVAKNISKRIAVMYLGKIVELAASDELFTNPLHPYTMMLFSSIPVLTEEERKLKPRKVRSVGEIPSAISPPPGCRFHTRCPFVEDICRNEEPKLEVVRGDSSHIVACHLAGR